A single Pedobacter sp. PACM 27299 DNA region contains:
- the secA gene encoding preprotein translocase subunit SecA, with the protein MLGFLTKVFGSKSERDIKALQPIVIKINEEYSKLSVLSNDELRNKTVYFKDVIAQALAEIDGKISGLKADGESQDLSLAAKTALYDQIDELIKERDKELEVVLLDILPQAFAVVKETSRRFSENERLEVTASQHDRDYAVRRNNVTIEGDKAFWANSWDAAGTLVKWNMVHYDVQLIGGMVLHSGKISEMATGEGKTLVSTLPAYLNALAGKGVHIVTVNDYLARRDSEWNGPLFEFHGIKVDCIDKHEPNSQERRDAYLADITYGTNNEFGFDYLRDNMSQTPDQLVQRKLHFAMVDEVDSVLIDDARTPLIISGPVPFGDQHEFHELKPRIERLVAAQREYVTKALNEAKKLINDGKAGTEEGEGGLALLRAHRGLPKNKALIKFLSEGSVKQTLLKTENHYMADQSKNMPKVDSELYFYIDEKNNQVELTEKGIELITKSGEDAHFFVLPDVGTEIAEIEKSNLTNEEKIAQKDALMRDYSIKAERIHSVNQLLKAYTLFEIDVEYIIDEGKIKIVDEQTGRIMDGRRYSDGLHQAIEAKENVKVEDASQTYATVTLQNFFRMYHKLCGMTGTATTEAGEFWSIYKLDVVEIPTNRVISRIDHQDYVYRTVREKYNAVAEEIVKLTEAGRPVLVGTTSVEISELLSRMLKLRGIKHNVLNAKMHQREADIVAEAGQAGQVTIATNMAGRGTDIKLGAGVKEAGGLAIVGTERHESRRVDRQLRGRAGRQGDPGSSQFFVSLEDNLMRLFGSERISNIMVKMGIEDGEVIQHSMITKSIERAQKKVEENNFGIRKRLLEYDDVMNSQRTVIYAKRKNALFGERLDVDMNNMTFDVAEDIVTEYKEEGNYEGFKLEVIKNFSADTTIDEAEFSARNVHHLTDKLFEEVTAFYARKSEGIIQQAMPVLNQVFEERGEHIEQIIVPFTDGIRSIQVPVGLKKAIDNHGREVTKSFEKTIVLALIDESWKEHLREMDELKQSVQNAVYEQKDPLIIYKMEAFNLFKNMLNAVNKEVVSFLYKGGIPIETDPNDVREAQAPRPAPSKLKMSKPDFEISVGNEPMTMEDTREAAPQQPIRKEVTVGRNDMCPCGSGKKFKNCHGAGL; encoded by the coding sequence ATGTTAGGATTTTTAACCAAAGTATTTGGAAGCAAATCGGAAAGAGATATCAAGGCATTACAGCCTATTGTTATCAAAATCAACGAAGAGTATTCGAAGCTTTCTGTACTGAGCAATGATGAGTTGCGTAACAAAACGGTTTATTTTAAGGATGTGATTGCACAGGCTTTAGCGGAGATTGATGGAAAAATCAGTGGCTTAAAAGCCGATGGTGAAAGTCAGGACTTGTCATTGGCAGCAAAAACGGCCTTATATGATCAGATCGATGAGCTGATTAAAGAGCGTGATAAAGAATTAGAAGTAGTATTACTAGATATATTGCCACAGGCATTTGCCGTGGTTAAAGAAACTTCCAGACGTTTCTCAGAAAATGAGCGTTTAGAGGTAACTGCGAGTCAGCACGACAGAGACTATGCAGTACGCAGAAATAATGTAACCATTGAAGGCGATAAAGCTTTCTGGGCGAATTCATGGGATGCTGCCGGTACATTGGTGAAATGGAACATGGTACACTACGATGTTCAGTTGATCGGTGGTATGGTATTACACAGTGGTAAAATCTCTGAGATGGCTACGGGTGAGGGTAAAACTTTGGTAAGTACATTACCTGCTTACCTGAATGCGCTTGCTGGTAAAGGAGTTCACATTGTAACTGTGAATGATTACCTGGCACGACGTGACTCGGAGTGGAATGGTCCATTATTCGAATTCCATGGGATTAAAGTAGATTGTATTGATAAGCATGAGCCAAACTCTCAGGAGCGCCGTGATGCTTACCTTGCTGACATTACTTATGGTACCAACAATGAATTTGGTTTTGATTACCTGCGTGACAATATGTCGCAAACGCCAGATCAATTGGTGCAGCGTAAATTACATTTCGCGATGGTGGATGAGGTCGATTCAGTTTTAATTGATGATGCCCGTACACCTTTGATCATTTCTGGTCCGGTTCCTTTTGGAGATCAGCATGAATTCCATGAGCTGAAACCAAGGATCGAAAGATTGGTCGCTGCACAAAGAGAATATGTAACTAAAGCTTTAAATGAAGCTAAAAAATTAATTAATGATGGTAAGGCCGGAACCGAGGAAGGTGAAGGTGGTTTAGCACTTTTACGTGCACACCGTGGTTTGCCTAAAAATAAAGCATTGATCAAGTTTCTAAGTGAGGGTAGTGTTAAACAAACCTTATTGAAAACTGAAAATCATTACATGGCTGATCAGTCGAAGAACATGCCGAAAGTAGATTCGGAATTGTACTTCTATATTGATGAGAAAAACAACCAGGTAGAGCTGACTGAAAAAGGTATTGAGCTGATCACCAAATCTGGTGAAGATGCCCATTTCTTCGTATTGCCAGATGTAGGTACAGAGATCGCAGAGATTGAAAAATCTAACCTGACTAACGAAGAGAAGATTGCACAGAAAGATGCCCTGATGCGCGATTACTCGATCAAAGCAGAAAGAATTCACTCGGTAAACCAATTGCTGAAAGCTTATACTTTATTCGAGATTGATGTGGAATACATCATCGATGAAGGAAAGATCAAAATTGTAGATGAGCAAACTGGTCGTATCATGGATGGCCGTCGTTATTCTGACGGTTTACACCAGGCGATTGAAGCAAAAGAAAATGTGAAAGTAGAAGATGCTTCACAGACTTATGCGACGGTAACCCTTCAAAACTTCTTCCGTATGTACCATAAGCTTTGTGGTATGACAGGTACAGCAACTACTGAAGCTGGCGAGTTCTGGTCGATTTATAAACTGGATGTAGTGGAAATCCCTACCAACAGGGTGATCTCTAGAATTGACCACCAAGATTATGTATATCGTACGGTTCGTGAAAAATATAATGCAGTAGCAGAAGAGATCGTTAAATTAACAGAAGCAGGCCGTCCGGTATTGGTCGGTACAACTTCAGTTGAGATTTCTGAGTTATTGAGCAGAATGCTTAAACTTCGTGGAATTAAACACAATGTGCTGAACGCGAAGATGCACCAGAGAGAGGCAGATATTGTAGCTGAAGCAGGTCAGGCTGGACAGGTGACGATTGCAACCAACATGGCTGGTCGTGGTACGGATATTAAACTAGGTGCTGGTGTTAAAGAAGCAGGTGGTTTGGCTATCGTAGGTACAGAACGTCATGAGTCTCGTCGTGTAGACAGACAGCTGCGTGGTCGTGCCGGTCGTCAGGGTGATCCTGGTTCTTCTCAGTTCTTCGTTTCTCTTGAAGATAACTTAATGAGGTTATTTGGTTCTGAAAGAATCTCTAACATCATGGTGAAAATGGGTATCGAAGATGGTGAAGTGATTCAGCATTCGATGATCACCAAATCTATTGAGCGTGCACAGAAGAAAGTAGAAGAAAATAACTTTGGTATCCGTAAGCGTCTATTAGAGTATGATGATGTGATGAACTCACAGCGTACTGTAATTTATGCAAAACGTAAAAATGCATTGTTCGGTGAGCGTTTAGACGTGGACATGAACAATATGACTTTCGACGTAGCAGAAGACATTGTTACAGAATATAAAGAAGAAGGAAATTACGAAGGTTTCAAACTGGAAGTAATCAAAAACTTCTCTGCAGATACGACTATTGATGAAGCAGAATTCAGTGCAAGAAACGTTCACCACCTGACTGATAAATTGTTTGAAGAAGTAACGGCATTCTATGCTAGAAAATCTGAAGGCATTATCCAGCAGGCCATGCCGGTATTGAACCAGGTATTCGAAGAGCGTGGAGAACACATTGAGCAAATTATTGTTCCGTTTACAGATGGTATTCGTAGCATCCAGGTGCCTGTTGGCTTGAAAAAAGCAATCGACAATCATGGTCGTGAGGTGACTAAATCATTCGAAAAAACAATTGTACTAGCCTTGATCGATGAATCATGGAAAGAACATTTGCGTGAAATGGATGAGTTGAAACAGTCAGTTCAAAATGCGGTATACGAGCAAAAAGATCCATTGATCATTTACAAAATGGAAGCCTTTAACTTGTTTAAAAACATGTTGAATGCCGTAAATAAAGAAGTAGTTAGTTTCTTATATAAAGGTGGTATTCCAATTGAAACAGATCCTAATGACGTTAGAGAAGCTCAGGCACCAAGACCAGCTCCAAGCAAATTGAAAATGTCAAAACCGGATTTTGAAATCTCAGTAGGTAATGAGCCAATGACTATGGAAGATACCCGTGAAGCAGCACCACAGCAACCCATCCGTAAAGAAGTGACGGTAGGGAGAAATGATATGTGCCCTTGCGGAAGCGGTAAGAAATTCAAAAACTGCCACGGCGCAGGATTGTAA
- a CDS encoding SPOR domain-containing protein, whose protein sequence is MKILFTSILCCFSIVLFAQQKGEVVVVKDPMIDSLIAKRIALYTKSAGGAPVKPGAAIVGQMGYRVQIFYGSDRRQVFSEQARFKSAYQNLNTYITYKEPNYYLRVGDFRTRLEAQRLLNELRPMFPTLFIFREKINAPNLDYSNDNER, encoded by the coding sequence ATGAAGATATTATTTACCAGTATATTGTGTTGTTTCTCTATCGTTCTTTTTGCCCAGCAGAAAGGAGAGGTAGTGGTGGTTAAAGATCCCATGATTGATAGTTTGATTGCAAAGCGGATCGCTTTGTACACCAAGTCTGCCGGCGGTGCTCCTGTTAAACCTGGGGCTGCAATTGTTGGTCAGATGGGTTATCGTGTACAGATATTTTATGGCTCCGACAGGCGTCAGGTATTTTCGGAACAAGCCCGCTTTAAATCTGCTTACCAGAATTTAAACACCTATATTACTTACAAAGAACCTAATTATTATTTGCGGGTTGGCGATTTTAGAACACGTCTGGAAGCCCAGCGTCTGCTAAATGAACTCAGACCCATGTTTCCAACCCTATTTATTTTTAGGGAGAAAATAAATGCACCTAACCTAGATTATAGCAATGACAATGAAAGATAA